The Lycium ferocissimum isolate CSIRO_LF1 chromosome 10, AGI_CSIRO_Lferr_CH_V1, whole genome shotgun sequence genome window below encodes:
- the LOC132033712 gene encoding 7-deoxyloganetin glucosyltransferase-like, producing the protein MGSIGAENLDKPHSVCIPYPAQGHISPMLKLAKILHHKGFHITFVNTEHNHRRLLKSRGPDALKGLPSFRFETIPDGLPPCDPDATQDIPSLSKSTTTTCLGPFKELLTELNNTSSSNVPPVSCIISDGSMSFTLAAAQDLGIPEVFFWTPSACGLLAYMHYRDLVEKGYTPLKDESYLTNGYLETTLNWVQGMEGIRLRDLPSFIRTANPEEYMIKYAIQETGRSKLASAIVVNTFESLEREVLESLQTLLPPIYTIGPLHLLMEHVDDKNLEDLGSNLWKEDTACLDWLDSKKPNSVVYVNFGSITVMTPVQLIEFAWGLADSQMEFLWIIRPDIVSGEQAILPPEFVEETKERGMLTSWCPQEQVLSHPAIGGFLTHSGWNSTLESIGSGVPMICWPFFAEQQTNCWFCCRRWGIGMEIDNNVKRDEVESLVRELMVGEKGKEMKKKAMEWKKLAEEAAEKSTGSSYVNMDKMINEILLKN; encoded by the exons atgggttccATTGGTGCTGAAAATTTAGACAAGCCTCATTCAGTTTGCATACCATATCCTGCCCAAGGCCACATTAGCCCAATGTTAAAGTTGGCCAAAATCCTGCATCACAAGGGCTTTCATATCACCTTTGTCAACACTGAACACAACCATAGGCGTCTCCTTAAGTCTCGAGGTCCCGATGCCCTCAAGGGCTTGCCATCTTTTCGATTCGAGACCATTCCAGATGGCCTCCCACCATGTGACCCTGATGCCACCCAAGACATTCCTTCTCTAAGTAAATCCACTACCACTACTTGTTTAGGTCCGTTCAAAGAGTTGCTTACAGAGCTCAATAATACTTCTTCATCTAATGTGCCACCTGTCTCGTGCATCATTTCCGATGGTTCAATGAGCTTCACTCTGGCTGCTGCTCAAGATTTGGGCATCCCTGAAGTTTTCTTTTGGACCCCAAGTGCTTGTGGGTTATTAGCTTATATGCATTACCGCGACCTTGTTGAGAAAGGATATACTCCACTTAAAG ATGAAAGTTACTTGACAAATGGGTATCTAGAGACAACTTTGAATTGGGTACAGGGCATGGAAGGAATACGTTTGAGGGATCTTCCAAGTTTCATTAGAACTGCAAATCCAGAAGAATACATGATCAAATACGCCATCCAAGAAACTGGGAGAAGCAAACTGGCTTCAGCGATTGTTGTCAATACATTTGAGTCATTAGAGAGGGAAGTTCTTGAATCACTTCAAACACTTCTTCCTCCGATCTACACCATTGGGCCCTTGCACCTTCTTATGGAACACGTTGATGACAAGAATTTGGAGGACTTAGGATCAAATCTTTGGAAAGAAGATACGGCGTGTCTGGACTGGCTTGATTCCAAGAAACCAAATTCTGTCGTTTATGTCAATTTTGGGAGTATCACTGTCATGACTCCGGTTCAACTTATCGAATTCGCCTGGGGACTTGCAGATAGCCAGATGGAATTTTTGTGGATCATAAGGCCTGATATTGTGTCAGGGGAACAAGCAATTCTTCCACCCGAGTTCGTAGAAGAAACTAAAGAAAGAGGGATGTTAACAAGTTGGTGCCCGCAAGAACAAGTCCTTAGCCACCCCGCAATTGGAGGGTTCTTGACTCACAGTGGATGGAATTCGACACTCGAAAGCATTGGCAGTGGGGTGCCAATGATTTGTTGGCCATTCTTCGCAGAACAACAGAcaaattgttggttttgttgcaGGCGATGGGGAAttggaatggaaatagacaaTAATGTGAAAAGGGACGAAGTTGAAAGTCTTGTGAGAGAGTTGATGGTCGGCGAGAAAGGCaaagagatgaagaaaaagGCCATGGAATGGAAGAAATTGGCTGAAGAAGCTGCTGAAAAATCAACAGGATCATCTTATGTGAATATGGATAAAATGATAAACGAAATTCTACTAAAAAATTAG
- the LOC132033711 gene encoding 7-deoxyloganetin glucosyltransferase-like — protein sequence MASKCADVLDKPHAVCIPCPAQGHISPMLKLAKILNHRGFHITFVNTEYNHRRFLKSRGLTSLKGLPSFHFETIPDGLPPCNGDVTQDIVALSESLTTTCLGPFKELLAKLNNRSASSSDVPPVSCIISDGCMSFTLSAVQDLGIPQVFFWTTSACGLLGYMHYCNLVEKGYTPLKDESYLTNGYLEKTLDWIPGMKEIRLRDLPAFIRTANPDDYMIKYLLQETERSKNASAIIVNTFEPLEKEVLESLQALLPPVYAIGPLHLIVKQVDDKNLEDLESNLWKEDPKCLEWLDSKKPNSVVYVNFGSIVVMTKNQLIEFAWGLANSKVEFLWIIRPDIVSGEQAVLPSEFLEETKERGMVASWCAQEKVLNHPAIGVFLTHSGWNSTLESIGSGVPMICWPFFAEQPTNCWFCCTKLGIGMEIDNNVKRNEVESLVRELMVGEKGKKMKKKALEWKKLAEEAAQKPAGSSYMNVDKMINEILLKH from the exons ATGGCTTCCAAGTGCGCTGATGTACTTGACAAGCCTCATGCAGTTTGCATACCATGCCCTGCTCAAGGCCACATTAGCCCGATGTTAAAATTAGCCAAAATCCTCAATCACAGAGGCTTTCACATAACCTTTGTCAACACGGAATACAACCATAGGCGTTTCCTTAAGTCTCGAGGCCTTACTTCTCTCAAAGGGTTGCCCTCCTTTCATTTTGAGACCATTCCTGATGGCCTCCCACCATGTAATGGAGATGTCACCCAAGATATTGTTGCTCTATCTGAATCCCTTACCACTACTTGTTTAGGTCCTTTCAAAGAGTTACTTGCCAAGCTCAATAATAGGAGTGCTTCTTCATCCGATGTGCCACCTGTTTCGTGTATTATTTCTGATGGATGTATGAGTTTTACTCTCTCTGCTGTTCAAGATTTGGGTATTCCTCAAGTTTTCTTTTGGACCACAAGTGCTTGCGGTTTATTAGGTTACATGCATTACTGCAACCTTGTTGAAAAAGGATACACTCCCCTTAAAG ATGAAAGTTACTTGACAAATGGCTACTTGGAGAAGACTTTGGATTGGATACCAGGAATGAAAGAAATACGATTGAGGGATCTTCCAGCTTTTATTAGAACTGCAAATCCAGATGATTACATGATTAAATATCTCCTCCAAGAAACAGAGAGATCGAAAAATGCTTCTGCTATAATTGTCAATACATTTGAGCCACTAGAGAAAGAGGTTCTTGAATCACTTCAAGCACTTCTTCCTCCGGTGTATGCAATTGGACCATTGCATTTGATTGTGAAACAAGTTGATGACAAGAATTTAGAGGACTTAGAATCCAATCTATGGAAAGAAGATCCAAAGTGTCTTGAATGGCTAGATTCCAAGAAACCAAATTCTGTTGTTTATGTCAATTTTGGAAGTATTGTTGTCATGACTAAAAACCAACTAATTGAATTTGCTTGGGGACTTGCCAATAGCAAGGTGGAATTTTTGTGGATCATAAGGCCTGATATTGTATCAGGGGAACAAGCAGTTCTTCCATCTGAATTCTTGGAAGAAACTAAAGAAAGAGGAATGGTAGCAAGTTGGTGTGCACAAGAAAAAGTCCTTAACCACCCTGCAATTGGAGTGTTCTTGACCCACAGTGGATGGAATTCGACCCTTGAAAGTATTGGTAGTGGGGTGCCAATGATTTGCTGGCCGTTCTTCGCGGAGCAACCGACTAATTGTTGGTTCTGTTGCACCAAATTGGGAATCGGAATGGAGATCGACAATAATGTGAAGAGGAACGAAGTTGAAAGCCTTGTGAGAGAGTTGATGGTCGGAGAGAAAGgcaaaaagatgaagaaaaaggcATTGGAATGGAAGAAATTGGCTGAAGAAGCTGCTCAAAAACCAGCAGGATCATCTTACATGAACGTTGATAAAATGATCAACGAAATTCTCCTCAAACACTAG